The following are encoded in a window of Impatiens glandulifera chromosome 5, dImpGla2.1, whole genome shotgun sequence genomic DNA:
- the LOC124938879 gene encoding indole-3-acetic acid-induced protein ARG7-like, with protein MKNIKKGNFLRTCLKKWEKIGKPANEACEECYCLWAAANEEEEEEEEKDFIPRDVPKGHLVVYVGEYQKRYIIKITILNHPLFQALLDQAREEYDFNPTSKLYIPCNENLFLDVIRCANSPRDRRRISFSGCCC; from the coding sequence ATGAAGAACATTAAAAAAGGAAACTTTCTGAGAACATGCTTGAAGAAGTGGGAAAAGATTGGCAAACCTGCTAATGAAGCTTGTGAAGAGTGCTATTGTCTGTGGGCTGCTGCTAacgaggaagaggaagaagaagaagaaaaagactTCATTCCAAGAGATGTTCCTAAAGGTCACCTGGTTGTATATGTGGGTGAATATCAGAAGagatatataataaagattACAATTCTCAACCATCCACTTTTTCAGGCATTACTTGATCAAGCAAGGGAAGAATATGATTTCAATCCAACCTCTAAACTTTACATACCTTGCAATGAAAACTTGTTCCTCGATGTTATCCGATGCGCCAACTCTCCACGGGATCGGAGAAGAATCTCCTTTTCAGGCTGCTGCTGCtga
- the LOC124938343 gene encoding adenosine kinase 2-like, translating to MATEGILLGMGNPLLDISAVVDNEFLDKYEIKPNNAILAEEKHLQMYDDLAAKDNVEYIGGGATQNAIKVAQWMLQIPGSTSFMGCIGKDKFGEEMKKSVKLAGVNAQYYEVDSTPTGTCAVCVVGGERSLVANLSAANCYKTEHLKRPENWALVEKAKYIYIAGFFLTVSPESIQLVAEHAAAHNKVFMMNLSAPFICEFFKDAQEKVLPYMDYVFGNETEARTFAKVHGWETENVEEIALKISQLPKASGTHKRITVITQGADPVVVAEDGKVKLFPVILLPKEKLVDTNGAGDAFVGGFLSQLVQEKPIEESVRAGTYAANVVIQRSGCTYPEKPDFS from the exons ATGGCGACTGAGGGAATTCTTTTGGGAATGGGAAACCCACTTCTTGATATCTCTGCCGTAGTCGACAATGAGTTCTTGGACAA GTATGAGATCAAGCCAAACAATGCCATTCTAGCAGAGGAGAAGCACTTACAAAT GTACGATGATTTGGCAGCAAAAGACAATGTTGAATATATCGGAGGAG GTGCTACTCAAAATGCAATCAAAGTTGCTCAG tgGATGCTTCAAATTCCTGGTTCAACCAGCTTCATGGGTTGCATTGGAAAAGACAAGTTTGGGGAGGAGATGAAGAAAAGCGTGAAACTTGCTGGTGTTAAT GCACAATACTATGAAGTCGACTCCACTCCAACTGGTACTTGTGCTGTTTGTGTTGTGGGTGGTGAAAG GTCTCTTGTTGCGAATTTGTCAGCTGCCAACTGCTACAAAACAGAGCACTTGAAAAGACCCGAGAATTGGGCACTTG TTGAGAAGGCCAAATACATCTATATTGCTGGTTTTTTCCTCACTGTGTCGCCCGAGTCTATTCAACTTGTCGCAGAGCATGCAGCAGCACATAACAAG GTTTTCATGATGAATCTCTCGGCTCCATTCATCTGTGAATTCTTCAAGGATGCACAAGAAAAAGTCCTTCC GTATATGGACTACGTTTTTGGAAATGAAACTGAGGCAAGAACCTTTGCAAAAGTTCACGGCTGGGAG acGGAGAATGTTGAGGAGATAGCTTTGAAAATCTCCCAGTTGCCTAAAGCATCTGGAACACACAAGAGAATAACTGTCATTACCCAAGGGGCAGATCCGGTAGTTGTTGCTGAGGATGGAAAAGTGAAGCTTTTCCCTGTCATATTATTGCCAAAGGAGAAGCTTGTTGACACCAATGGAGCTG GGGATGCCTTTGTTGGAGGCTTTCTGTCTCAGTTGGTTCAAGAGAAGCCTATTGAGGAGTCTGTTCGTGCAGGCACTTATGCTGCCAATGTTGTTATCCAACGTTCTGGATGCACTTATCCAGAGAAACCTGATTTCTCTTGA